The following is a genomic window from Mycobacterium parmense.
GACCCGATGAAGGGCCGGTGCGCCCATCCGCGCCCGGCGTCGAACCCGTAACGGCCGGGCCCACACAGGATGACTGCGGCGGCCAGCACGATCAGGGTGATCTGGTACTCGTGCCCCTGCGGCAGGAAGAAGGAGAAGGTGTGCGAGTGCGGCCGCGCCGAGATCGTGGCCAGTAGGCCGTTGATCAGGAAGGCCAGCGCGCCCGCCGCCGCCAGCGGGGTGAACAGGCCCAGGATCAGCAGCACACCGGCAACCACCTCGCCGCCGGCGCTGACGTAGGCCAGGATGTCGGCGTGCTGGTAGCCGACGTCGGACAGCGAGTTGCGGAAGGCGGTGACCCCCGAGCCGCCCCACCAGCCGAAGAGCTTCTGCAGCCCGTGGGCGCCCAGCACCACTCCCAGGCCGAGACGCATGATCAGCAAACCCAGGTTCTGGGTGCCGCGGCGGCCGGCCGCGCGCAGCCGGTCGTGTTCGTCGTCCGGGTAGATCTGGGCCGGCTCGGTCGCCGAGATCGGCGCCGCCTGCACCGGCGACGCCGGCTGTACGTACGGCAACGGCTCCTGCTGGTCGAGGAGGCCGTACTTGCCCGCGCCGGGGCCGGCCGCGGCGGCCAGGTCGGTGTGGGGGATGACGGTCGTGGTGCCGAAGTCGCCCGGGTAACCGACTGG
Proteins encoded in this region:
- a CDS encoding DoxX family protein; translation: MTSQSNDAHWQRPGESPAPTPGRPASARLVDPEDDLTPVGYPGDFGTTTVIPHTDLAAAAGPGAGKYGLLDQQEPLPYVQPASPVQAAPISATEPAQIYPDDEHDRLRAAGRRGTQNLGLLIMRLGLGVVLGAHGLQKLFGWWGGSGVTAFRNSLSDVGYQHADILAYVSAGGEVVAGVLLILGLFTPLAAAGALAFLINGLLATISARPHSHTFSFFLPQGHEYQITLIVLAAAVILCGPGRYGFDAGRGWAHRPFIGSFVALLAGIAAGVGVWVLLNGVNPIA